A genome region from Pseudomonas pergaminensis includes the following:
- a CDS encoding LbetaH domain-containing protein, whose protein sequence is MIRLADYIAYFSDSVLAPWAALTPWALATQAPAVVRQLLAELPADEYVIQDEIAIHRTATVEAGALLKPPLIIGAHCFIASGSLLRGGCWLDEHCIIGPGAELKTSFMFSGSKLAHFNFVGDSVLGHGINLEAGSIVANYRNERDDKEVRVRVDGTLQRTGCDKFGALLGDQCRIGANAVLAPGAVLTPGSVVGRGQVFDGEACV, encoded by the coding sequence TTGATCCGACTTGCTGACTACATCGCCTATTTTTCCGATTCGGTGCTGGCGCCCTGGGCTGCGCTGACGCCCTGGGCACTGGCCACCCAGGCGCCTGCGGTCGTTCGCCAGTTGTTGGCTGAACTGCCCGCCGACGAGTACGTCATCCAGGATGAAATCGCCATACACCGTACTGCCACCGTGGAGGCAGGTGCGTTGCTCAAGCCGCCCCTGATCATCGGCGCGCATTGCTTTATCGCCAGCGGTTCGCTGTTGCGGGGCGGATGCTGGCTGGATGAGCATTGCATCATCGGCCCCGGTGCCGAATTGAAAACCTCCTTCATGTTCAGCGGCAGCAAGCTGGCGCACTTCAATTTTGTCGGTGATTCCGTGCTGGGGCACGGGATCAACCTGGAGGCGGGGAGCATCGTCGCCAACTACCGCAATGAGCGCGATGACAAGGAAGTGCGAGTGCGGGTCGACGGCACCTTGCAGCGCACCGGTTGCGACAAATTTGGCGCGTTGCTCGGTGACCAGTGCCGTATCGGCGCCAATGCGGTACTGGCGCCGGGGGCGGTGCTCACGCCGGGGAGTGTGGTGGGACGCGGGCAGGTGTTTGATGGAGAAGCCTGCGTATAA
- a CDS encoding sigma-70 family RNA polymerase sigma factor, which translates to MNDAVVPTHAPELTLSSLYRDHRSWLESWLRRRLGNAWDAADLSQDTFLRVLASAQPIAQMQEPRAYLVTVGKRLLVNFHQRRSLEQAYLNALANLPEACVPSPEQRWQVLETLQALDELLDGLPVLVRRAFLWSQLEGLGYRQIAERLDVSERTVKRYMAQAYEHCLLVDL; encoded by the coding sequence ATGAATGATGCTGTTGTTCCGACCCACGCCCCCGAACTCACGCTGTCGAGCCTGTATCGCGACCACCGTAGCTGGCTGGAGAGCTGGCTGCGTCGGCGCCTGGGCAATGCCTGGGATGCTGCGGACCTGAGCCAGGATACATTCTTGCGGGTGCTCGCCAGCGCCCAGCCGATCGCGCAGATGCAGGAGCCGCGCGCTTATCTGGTGACCGTCGGCAAGCGCCTGCTGGTGAATTTCCATCAGCGCCGTAGCCTTGAGCAGGCCTACCTGAATGCCTTGGCCAACCTGCCGGAAGCCTGCGTGCCGTCGCCCGAGCAGCGCTGGCAGGTGCTGGAAACCCTGCAAGCCTTGGACGAGTTGCTCGATGGCCTGCCGGTGCTGGTGCGCCGCGCGTTCCTGTGGAGCCAACTGGAAGGCCTGGGCTATCGGCAGATCGCCGAACGCCTGGACGTGTCCGAGCGCACGGTCAAACGCTACATGGCTCAGGCCTACGAGCATTGCCTGCTGGTGGACCTGTGA
- a CDS encoding FecR domain-containing protein — MSRDVARAAAQWLALLESGAATERDHAALQHWRDSHPQHEQTWQKAQTLRQRLSDLPQALAMASLDRPQPGRRAVLKRALGIAALVPTAWLVSRQLPIEAWRADLHTATGERKRMPLADGGSLQLNTATAVDMDLAQRRITLVDGELALNLPGGTAMTVQTRYGELSVSQAEVCVRQQASGCLVSVLKGAVQVRDLNGHRATLQGGQQAPLKADGLGAWAPFDVLQLGWRDGVLTAQNQALGDFLRELERYRPGVLRWEPSLESLRVTGSFRLDDTDRILNLLASTLGLELHARTRYWVTLTPRKSLT; from the coding sequence GTGAGTCGCGACGTTGCCCGTGCCGCCGCGCAGTGGCTGGCGCTGCTGGAGTCCGGCGCAGCCACCGAGCGCGATCACGCCGCGTTGCAGCACTGGCGCGACAGCCATCCCCAGCATGAACAGACCTGGCAAAAAGCCCAGACCTTGCGCCAGCGTTTAAGCGACTTGCCCCAGGCCCTGGCGATGGCCAGCCTCGACCGTCCGCAACCTGGGCGCCGCGCCGTGCTCAAGCGTGCCTTGGGTATCGCGGCACTGGTGCCGACCGCCTGGCTGGTCAGCCGTCAATTGCCCATCGAGGCATGGCGCGCCGACCTGCACACCGCCACCGGCGAGCGCAAACGCATGCCATTGGCCGACGGCGGTAGCCTGCAACTCAATACCGCGACAGCGGTGGATATGGACCTGGCGCAGCGGCGCATCACCCTGGTGGACGGGGAGCTGGCGCTGAATCTACCGGGGGGCACGGCCATGACCGTACAGACCCGCTATGGCGAGTTGAGCGTCAGCCAAGCCGAAGTGTGCGTACGCCAACAGGCCAGCGGCTGCCTGGTGTCGGTGCTCAAGGGCGCGGTCCAGGTGCGCGACCTGAACGGACACAGGGCAACGCTGCAGGGTGGGCAGCAAGCGCCGCTGAAAGCCGATGGCCTGGGTGCCTGGGCGCCGTTTGATGTATTGCAACTGGGCTGGCGCGACGGGGTGCTGACCGCGCAGAACCAGGCGCTGGGTGACTTCCTGCGAGAGCTGGAGCGTTATCGGCCGGGTGTGTTGCGTTGGGAGCCGAGCCTGGAAAGCCTGCGGGTTACCGGCAGTTTTCGCCTGGACGACACTGACCGCATCCTCAACCTGCTGGCCTCGACCCTAGGGCTGGAATTGCACGCACGCACGCGCTATTGGGTCACCCTCACACCGCGTAAATCCCTGACCTGA
- a CDS encoding ABC transporter ATP-binding protein, translating to MSTRPLLDIHVARKSFASTTVLKDVRLALQPREAVSLLGPSGCGKSTLLRIVAGLEKDFQGELRSPDGEVAFVFQEPRLMPWLTVEQNIGFSDDKHYDKAWVTQLIDEVGLKGFAQALPKALSGGMAQRVAIARGLYSRPQVLLLDEPFSAVDAFTRMKLQDLLLQLAEHHAIALLLVTHDVDEALYLSDRVLVMDNRPSSIRQALAVDLPHPRDRRDPLLAQLKALSLTELQRAHVI from the coding sequence ATGAGCACACGACCGCTGTTGGACATTCACGTCGCGCGCAAAAGCTTCGCCAGCACCACCGTGCTGAAAGACGTGCGCCTGGCCCTGCAACCTCGTGAAGCCGTGAGCCTGCTGGGCCCCAGTGGTTGTGGCAAAAGCACCTTGCTGCGCATCGTCGCCGGCCTGGAAAAAGACTTCCAGGGCGAACTGCGCAGCCCCGATGGCGAAGTCGCCTTTGTGTTCCAGGAACCCCGGCTGATGCCCTGGCTCACGGTGGAACAGAACATCGGTTTCAGCGATGACAAGCACTACGACAAGGCCTGGGTTACGCAACTGATCGACGAAGTCGGCCTCAAGGGGTTTGCCCAGGCGTTGCCCAAGGCGTTGTCCGGCGGCATGGCGCAACGGGTGGCCATCGCACGGGGCCTGTATTCACGCCCGCAGGTGTTGCTGCTGGATGAACCCTTCAGCGCGGTGGATGCCTTTACCCGCATGAAGCTGCAGGACCTGCTGCTGCAATTGGCCGAACACCATGCCATCGCCCTACTGTTGGTGACCCATGATGTGGACGAGGCGCTGTACCTGAGTGACCGGGTGCTGGTGATGGACAACCGGCCGAGCAGTATTCGCCAGGCGCTTGCGGTGGATTTGCCCCATCCCAGGGACCGGCGTGATCCGCTGCTGGCGCAGCTCAAGGCGCTGTCCTTGACCGAGCTGCAGCGCGCCCACGTTATCTGA
- a CDS encoding ABC transporter permease: MTSKTQALPLATPVTINRSAWPRRLKGLVLPVLILLVLEVVVRVGWLPSYQMPAPSEIAVTLTDLAEGALWKHISASLGRVLLGFAIGASLALVFAAWVGLSREAEAYLEPTFAGLRSIPSLAWVPLLLLWLGIDETSKIVLIAIGAFFPVYLNGVAAIRDIDRKLVEVGQMYGFSRWRLVRRILLPAALPGLFTGLRSGLSLAWMFLVAAELIAATKGLGYLLSDGRETSRPDIVLAAIIVLALLGKVSDGLLAALEKRCLAWRDTFQGAAQ; this comes from the coding sequence ATGACCAGCAAAACCCAAGCATTGCCCCTGGCAACACCCGTGACGATCAACCGCAGTGCCTGGCCGAGGCGGCTCAAGGGCCTGGTGTTGCCGGTGCTGATCCTGCTGGTGCTGGAGGTGGTGGTTCGGGTGGGCTGGCTGCCGTCGTATCAGATGCCGGCGCCCAGTGAGATCGCCGTGACCCTCACGGATCTCGCTGAAGGGGCGTTGTGGAAACACATCAGTGCCAGTCTCGGCCGCGTGCTGCTGGGCTTCGCCATCGGCGCCAGCCTGGCGTTGGTATTTGCTGCCTGGGTCGGCTTGAGCCGTGAGGCCGAAGCCTATCTGGAACCGACCTTCGCCGGGCTGCGCTCGATTCCGAGCCTGGCCTGGGTGCCGCTGTTGCTGCTGTGGCTGGGCATCGACGAGACGTCGAAGATCGTGCTGATTGCCATCGGCGCGTTTTTCCCGGTGTACCTCAATGGTGTCGCCGCCATTCGTGATATCGACCGCAAGCTGGTGGAAGTCGGGCAAATGTACGGCTTCAGTCGCTGGCGCCTGGTGCGGCGCATCCTGTTGCCGGCCGCCCTGCCCGGCCTGTTTACCGGGTTGCGCAGCGGCTTGAGCCTGGCGTGGATGTTTCTGGTGGCGGCAGAGTTGATCGCGGCCACCAAGGGCCTGGGTTACTTGCTCAGCGATGGGCGTGAAACTTCACGGCCGGACATCGTGCTGGCGGCGATCATCGTGTTGGCACTGCTGGGCAAAGTCAGTGATGGCCTGCTCGCCGCGCTGGAGAAACGCTGCCTGGCCTGGCGAGACACGTTCCAGGGAGCAGCACAATGA